A stretch of Monomorium pharaonis isolate MP-MQ-018 chromosome 7, ASM1337386v2, whole genome shotgun sequence DNA encodes these proteins:
- the LOC105829690 gene encoding YLP motif-containing protein 1 isoform X5, which yields MAYRGVKGSDPFVSKTSRNERFAQMSKQEQIIQQKKMEIQAKLQEQKAKEAVECMKKSSSSASAPTISKSAPSKEDDEKPTMNVFANDGSFLDQFKKIANKTSSKQDKEQDKEDKRKDERSYESTRERDRERKRSNEKNRDWESRRDRRRNDTRWGRSSDRKHSSSSSPSPTRHRSPPSPEIRHSYNQSQNGQRKQFNQQQFPIQNNNHNISSIPSLMSQPVQMQITNIPPPNIRNLTPNIPSAHMQRIPVSKSFSNNYANMNEPHSNNVRMPIAPPPHIIRPPPPPSIQSIPPNTNVPPPNMQMSQAMPMPSLSSPSNAQPHIIQNPPQQCSVPPPPACNASLQPPNIPPPNIPPPNILPPMSQMPPPTMMPITGSQTIVVTVPNVANVPPPNVITSMIMSAPPPVHTVPSTINSVPPPNLNIPPPNIPPPNVIPNAAPQSRGLMTSGYPLSNQVPISVGPPNVQIPPPVRPPANLQSSEQQVCLVEAEQLARIVADCGDEIEQEVREKNAQDPKLWFLHQKQSAAYLQYRGLVSKLRAEKPDKDKRNSGAELYCPEEALSDNDEADKSQKSHSTLYVDQLKEENKEERKRRKRSRWGDPDNKVLVTETNVSAGNRSGATLPQPGIAIPGQIGQPAVIIPSLSKRQNVKSKNPMLTKISRNDPALIHYARQTFGTLDLSEEQWKKAEDHYKEKRRSETFGSTRET from the exons ATGGCGTATCGCGGTGTGAAGGGATCCGATCCGTTTGTGTCAAAAACGTCGCGAAATGAACGTTTCGCGCAGATGTCAAAGCAAGAGCAGATCATTCAACAGAAAAAGATGGAGATTCAAGCGAAATTGCAGGAACAAAAAGCGAAAGAAGCTGTGGAATGCATGAAAAAGTCAAGCTCGTCGGCTTCGGCTCCAACAATCAGTAAGAGCGCTCCTTCAAA GGAGGATGATGAAAAGCCTACTATGAATGTATTTGCCAACGACGGCAGTTTCCTTgatcaatttaaaaagatagcCAATAAAACAAGTAGTAAACAAGATAAGGAACAGGATAAGGAAGATAAGAGAAAAGACGAGAGAAGCTATGAAAgtacaagagaaagagatagagagagaaagcgcaGTAACGAAAAGAATAGAGACTGGGAAAGCAGACGCGATCGTCGAAGAAACGATACACGATGGGGAAGAAGTTCAGATAGGAAGCACAGTTCGTCGTCAAGTCCGTCGCCCACCAGGCATAGGTCACCACCTAGTCCAGAGATTCGACACAGCTACAATCAATCACAAAATGGACAGCGCAAGCAGTTCAATCAGCAACAATTCCCGATTCAAAACAACAATCACAACATTTCTTCCATCCCGTCCCTTATGTCTCAACCGGTACAGATGCAAATAACGAATATCCCACCTCCAAATATAAGGAACTTGACACCAAATATTCCATCTGCGCACATGCAGAGGATACCGGTGTCGAAAAGCTTTAGCAATAATTATGCTAACATGAACGAGCCGCATTCTAATAACGTGAGAATGCCAATTGCACCGCCACCACATATTATACGTCCTCCACCCCCTCCTTCTATTCAGAGCATTCCACCGAATACGAATGTTCCACCACCAAATATGCAAATGTCCCAAGCTATGCCTATGCCCAGTTTATCCTCGCCATCGAACGCACAACCACACATTATACAAAATCCACCACAGCAATGTAGTGTACCACCGCCACCAGCATGCAATGCCAGTTTACAACCTCCAAATATTCCTCCACCTAACATACCACCGCCGAACATTTTACCACCAATGTCGCAAATGCCTCCACCAACTATGATGCCTATTACAGGCTCACAAACTATCGTGGTAACGGTACCAAATGTAGCCAACGTTCCACCTCCAAACGTGATCACATCTATGATAATGTCAGCACCCCCGCCAGTGCACACTGTACCATCAACCATTAATTCGGTTCCACCACCAAACCTGAATATTCCTCCACCAAACATCCCACCTCCCAATGTCATTCCTAATGCGGCACCGCAGTCGCGCGGTCTTATGACCAGTGGCTATCCTCTTTCCAATCAGGTACCTATTTCGGTAGGTCCTCCTAATGTACAGATACCACCGCCTGTGAGACCGCCGGCTAATCTACAAAGTTCTGAACAACAAG TGTGTTTAGTAGAGGCTGAGCAGCTGGCACGAATCGTGGCTGACTGTGGGGATGAGATTGAACAAGAAGTACGAGAGAAGAATGCCCAAGATCCTAAATTATG GTTTCTGCACCAAAAGCAAAGTGCAGCGTATCTGCAGTACAGGGGATTGGTTTCCAAATTACGTGCGGAGAAGCCAGATAAGGATAAGAGAAACAGTGGTGCAGAACTTTATTGTCCTGAAGAAGCTCTTAGTGACAACGATGAGGCGGATAAATCTCAGAAATCTCATTCAACACTATATg TAGATCagttaaaagaagaaaataaggaAGAacggaaaagaagaaaacgtaGTCGCTGGGGTGATCCAGACAATAAAGTTCTCGTTACAGAAACAAATGTATCTGCTGGTAATAGATCAGGTGCCACCCTTCCGCAACCTGGTATAGCTATACCAGGACAAATTGGACAGCCCGCAGTCATAATACCTTCTCTATCGAAGAGACAGAATGTTAAATCAAAGAATCCAATGCTTACTAAAATTTCGCGGAACGATCCTGCACTTATTCATTATGCGAGACAGACATTTGGTACACTTGATTTAAGTGAAGAGCAATGGAAAAAGGCAGAGGATCATTATAAG gaaaagagaagaagTGAAACGTTTGGAAGCACAAGGGAAACATAA
- the LOC105829690 gene encoding YLP motif-containing protein 1 isoform X1, which translates to MAYRGVKGSDPFVSKTSRNERFAQMSKQEQIIQQKKMEIQAKLQEQKAKEAVECMKKSSSSASAPTISKSAPSKEDDEKPTMNVFANDGSFLDQFKKIANKTSSKQDKEQDKEDKRKDERSYESTRERDRERKRSNEKNRDWESRRDRRRNDTRWGRSSDRKHSSSSSPSPTRHRSPPSPEIRHSYNQSQNGQRKQFNQQQFPIQNNNHNISSIPSLMSQPVQMQITNIPPPNIRNLTPNIPSAHMQRIPVSKSFSNNYANMNEPHSNNVRMPIAPPPHIIRPPPPPSIQSIPPNTNVPPPNMQMSQAMPMPSLSSPSNAQPHIIQNPPQQCSVPPPPACNASLQPPNIPPPNIPPPNILPPMSQMPPPTMMPITGSQTIVVTVPNVANVPPPNVITSMIMSAPPPVHTVPSTINSVPPPNLNIPPPNIPPPNVIPNAAPQSRGLMTSGYPLSNQVPISVGPPNVQIPPPVRPPANLQSSEQQVCLVEAEQLARIVADCGDEIEQEVREKNAQDPKLWFLHQKQSAAYLQYRGLVSKLRAEKPDKDKRNSGAELYCPEEALSDNDEADKSQKSHSTLYVDQLKEENKEERKRRKRSRWGDPDNKVLVTETNVSAGNRSGATLPQPGIAIPGQIGQPAVIIPSLSKRQNVKSKNPMLTKISRNDPALIHYARQTFGTLDLSEEQWKKAEDHYKINLLYQNLLRKREEVKRLEAQGKHKYEYDSDEETEGGTWEHKLRSAEMEATQMWAEELTAQAEGKHHIGDFLPPDELKKFMEQYNAVKQGKEPDLSDYKEYKLKEDNIGFQMLQKLGWSEGQGLGSEGSGRIEPINKATNRLDSAGLGSERPDGVSRDDDEFDAYRKRMMLAYRFRPNPLVSIMIVTIK; encoded by the exons ATGGCGTATCGCGGTGTGAAGGGATCCGATCCGTTTGTGTCAAAAACGTCGCGAAATGAACGTTTCGCGCAGATGTCAAAGCAAGAGCAGATCATTCAACAGAAAAAGATGGAGATTCAAGCGAAATTGCAGGAACAAAAAGCGAAAGAAGCTGTGGAATGCATGAAAAAGTCAAGCTCGTCGGCTTCGGCTCCAACAATCAGTAAGAGCGCTCCTTCAAA GGAGGATGATGAAAAGCCTACTATGAATGTATTTGCCAACGACGGCAGTTTCCTTgatcaatttaaaaagatagcCAATAAAACAAGTAGTAAACAAGATAAGGAACAGGATAAGGAAGATAAGAGAAAAGACGAGAGAAGCTATGAAAgtacaagagaaagagatagagagagaaagcgcaGTAACGAAAAGAATAGAGACTGGGAAAGCAGACGCGATCGTCGAAGAAACGATACACGATGGGGAAGAAGTTCAGATAGGAAGCACAGTTCGTCGTCAAGTCCGTCGCCCACCAGGCATAGGTCACCACCTAGTCCAGAGATTCGACACAGCTACAATCAATCACAAAATGGACAGCGCAAGCAGTTCAATCAGCAACAATTCCCGATTCAAAACAACAATCACAACATTTCTTCCATCCCGTCCCTTATGTCTCAACCGGTACAGATGCAAATAACGAATATCCCACCTCCAAATATAAGGAACTTGACACCAAATATTCCATCTGCGCACATGCAGAGGATACCGGTGTCGAAAAGCTTTAGCAATAATTATGCTAACATGAACGAGCCGCATTCTAATAACGTGAGAATGCCAATTGCACCGCCACCACATATTATACGTCCTCCACCCCCTCCTTCTATTCAGAGCATTCCACCGAATACGAATGTTCCACCACCAAATATGCAAATGTCCCAAGCTATGCCTATGCCCAGTTTATCCTCGCCATCGAACGCACAACCACACATTATACAAAATCCACCACAGCAATGTAGTGTACCACCGCCACCAGCATGCAATGCCAGTTTACAACCTCCAAATATTCCTCCACCTAACATACCACCGCCGAACATTTTACCACCAATGTCGCAAATGCCTCCACCAACTATGATGCCTATTACAGGCTCACAAACTATCGTGGTAACGGTACCAAATGTAGCCAACGTTCCACCTCCAAACGTGATCACATCTATGATAATGTCAGCACCCCCGCCAGTGCACACTGTACCATCAACCATTAATTCGGTTCCACCACCAAACCTGAATATTCCTCCACCAAACATCCCACCTCCCAATGTCATTCCTAATGCGGCACCGCAGTCGCGCGGTCTTATGACCAGTGGCTATCCTCTTTCCAATCAGGTACCTATTTCGGTAGGTCCTCCTAATGTACAGATACCACCGCCTGTGAGACCGCCGGCTAATCTACAAAGTTCTGAACAACAAG TGTGTTTAGTAGAGGCTGAGCAGCTGGCACGAATCGTGGCTGACTGTGGGGATGAGATTGAACAAGAAGTACGAGAGAAGAATGCCCAAGATCCTAAATTATG GTTTCTGCACCAAAAGCAAAGTGCAGCGTATCTGCAGTACAGGGGATTGGTTTCCAAATTACGTGCGGAGAAGCCAGATAAGGATAAGAGAAACAGTGGTGCAGAACTTTATTGTCCTGAAGAAGCTCTTAGTGACAACGATGAGGCGGATAAATCTCAGAAATCTCATTCAACACTATATg TAGATCagttaaaagaagaaaataaggaAGAacggaaaagaagaaaacgtaGTCGCTGGGGTGATCCAGACAATAAAGTTCTCGTTACAGAAACAAATGTATCTGCTGGTAATAGATCAGGTGCCACCCTTCCGCAACCTGGTATAGCTATACCAGGACAAATTGGACAGCCCGCAGTCATAATACCTTCTCTATCGAAGAGACAGAATGTTAAATCAAAGAATCCAATGCTTACTAAAATTTCGCGGAACGATCCTGCACTTATTCATTATGCGAGACAGACATTTGGTACACTTGATTTAAGTGAAGAGCAATGGAAAAAGGCAGAGGATCATTATAAG ataaatctCTTATATCAAAATCTCTTaaggaaaagagaagaagTGAAACGTTTGGAAGCACAAGGGAAACATAAATACGAATACGATAGCGATGAAGAGACAGAAGGAGGCACTTGGGAACACAAATTGAGATCTGCTGAAATGGAGGCGACACAAATGTGGGCTGAAGAATTAACTGCGCAAGCGGAAGGCAAACACCATATTGGTGATTTTCTACCACCGGatgagttaaaaaaatttatggaacAATATAATGCCGTGAAACAGGGAAAAGAACCCGATTTGAGCGATTATaaggaatataaattaaaggaAGATAATATAG GATTTCAGATGTTACAAAAGCTTGGATGGAGCGAAGGACAAGGATTGGGTAGCGAGGGTAGCGGACGTATCGAACCAATTAACAA AGCGACAAATAGACTCGATAGTGCAGGTCTGGGTTCTGAAAGACCAGATGGAGTATCTAGAGATGACGATGAATTTGATGCATATAGAAAAAGGATGATGCTTGCTTATAGATTTAGGCCTAATCCATTAGTAAGTATCATGattgttacaataaaataa
- the LOC105829690 gene encoding YLP motif-containing protein 1 isoform X2, translating to MAYRGVKGSDPFVSKTSRNERFAQMSKQEQIIQQKKMEIQAKLQEQKAKEAVECMKKSSSSASAPTISKSAPSKEDDEKPTMNVFANDGSFLDQFKKIANKTSSKQDKEQDKEDKRKDERSYESTRERDRERKRSNEKNRDWESRRDRRRNDTRWGRSSDRKHSSSSSPSPTRHRSPPSPEIRHSYNQSQNGQRKQFNQQQFPIQNNNHNISSIPSLMSQPVQMQITNIPPPNIRNLTPNIPSAHMQRIPVSKSFSNNYANMNEPHSNNVRMPIAPPPHIIRPPPPPSIQSIPPNTNVPPPNMQMSQAMPMPSLSSPSNAQPHIIQNPPQQCSVPPPPACNASLQPPNIPPPNIPPPNILPPMSQMPPPTMMPITGSQTIVVTVPNVANVPPPNVITSMIMSAPPPVHTVPSTINSVPPPNLNIPPPNIPPPNVIPNAAPQSRGLMTSGYPLSNQVPISVGPPNVQIPPPVRPPANLQSSEQQVCLVEAEQLARIVADCGDEIEQEVREKNAQDPKLWFLHQKQSAAYLQYRGLVSKLRAEKPDKDKRNSGAELYCPEEALSDNDEADKSQKSHSTLYVDQLKEENKEERKRRKRSRWGDPDNKVLVTETNVSAGNRSGATLPQPGIAIPGQIGQPAVIIPSLSKRQNVKSKNPMLTKISRNDPALIHYARQTFGTLDLSEEQWKKAEDHYKINLLYQNLLRKREEVKRLEAQGKHKYEYDSDEETEGGTWEHKLRSAEMEATQMWAEELTAQAEGKHHIGDFLPPDELKKFMEQYNAVKQGKEPDLSDYKEYKLKEDNIGFQMLQKLGWSEGQGLGSEGSGRIEPINKATNRLDSAGLGSERPDGVSRDDDEFDAYRKRMMLAYRFRPNPLNNPRRPYY from the exons ATGGCGTATCGCGGTGTGAAGGGATCCGATCCGTTTGTGTCAAAAACGTCGCGAAATGAACGTTTCGCGCAGATGTCAAAGCAAGAGCAGATCATTCAACAGAAAAAGATGGAGATTCAAGCGAAATTGCAGGAACAAAAAGCGAAAGAAGCTGTGGAATGCATGAAAAAGTCAAGCTCGTCGGCTTCGGCTCCAACAATCAGTAAGAGCGCTCCTTCAAA GGAGGATGATGAAAAGCCTACTATGAATGTATTTGCCAACGACGGCAGTTTCCTTgatcaatttaaaaagatagcCAATAAAACAAGTAGTAAACAAGATAAGGAACAGGATAAGGAAGATAAGAGAAAAGACGAGAGAAGCTATGAAAgtacaagagaaagagatagagagagaaagcgcaGTAACGAAAAGAATAGAGACTGGGAAAGCAGACGCGATCGTCGAAGAAACGATACACGATGGGGAAGAAGTTCAGATAGGAAGCACAGTTCGTCGTCAAGTCCGTCGCCCACCAGGCATAGGTCACCACCTAGTCCAGAGATTCGACACAGCTACAATCAATCACAAAATGGACAGCGCAAGCAGTTCAATCAGCAACAATTCCCGATTCAAAACAACAATCACAACATTTCTTCCATCCCGTCCCTTATGTCTCAACCGGTACAGATGCAAATAACGAATATCCCACCTCCAAATATAAGGAACTTGACACCAAATATTCCATCTGCGCACATGCAGAGGATACCGGTGTCGAAAAGCTTTAGCAATAATTATGCTAACATGAACGAGCCGCATTCTAATAACGTGAGAATGCCAATTGCACCGCCACCACATATTATACGTCCTCCACCCCCTCCTTCTATTCAGAGCATTCCACCGAATACGAATGTTCCACCACCAAATATGCAAATGTCCCAAGCTATGCCTATGCCCAGTTTATCCTCGCCATCGAACGCACAACCACACATTATACAAAATCCACCACAGCAATGTAGTGTACCACCGCCACCAGCATGCAATGCCAGTTTACAACCTCCAAATATTCCTCCACCTAACATACCACCGCCGAACATTTTACCACCAATGTCGCAAATGCCTCCACCAACTATGATGCCTATTACAGGCTCACAAACTATCGTGGTAACGGTACCAAATGTAGCCAACGTTCCACCTCCAAACGTGATCACATCTATGATAATGTCAGCACCCCCGCCAGTGCACACTGTACCATCAACCATTAATTCGGTTCCACCACCAAACCTGAATATTCCTCCACCAAACATCCCACCTCCCAATGTCATTCCTAATGCGGCACCGCAGTCGCGCGGTCTTATGACCAGTGGCTATCCTCTTTCCAATCAGGTACCTATTTCGGTAGGTCCTCCTAATGTACAGATACCACCGCCTGTGAGACCGCCGGCTAATCTACAAAGTTCTGAACAACAAG TGTGTTTAGTAGAGGCTGAGCAGCTGGCACGAATCGTGGCTGACTGTGGGGATGAGATTGAACAAGAAGTACGAGAGAAGAATGCCCAAGATCCTAAATTATG GTTTCTGCACCAAAAGCAAAGTGCAGCGTATCTGCAGTACAGGGGATTGGTTTCCAAATTACGTGCGGAGAAGCCAGATAAGGATAAGAGAAACAGTGGTGCAGAACTTTATTGTCCTGAAGAAGCTCTTAGTGACAACGATGAGGCGGATAAATCTCAGAAATCTCATTCAACACTATATg TAGATCagttaaaagaagaaaataaggaAGAacggaaaagaagaaaacgtaGTCGCTGGGGTGATCCAGACAATAAAGTTCTCGTTACAGAAACAAATGTATCTGCTGGTAATAGATCAGGTGCCACCCTTCCGCAACCTGGTATAGCTATACCAGGACAAATTGGACAGCCCGCAGTCATAATACCTTCTCTATCGAAGAGACAGAATGTTAAATCAAAGAATCCAATGCTTACTAAAATTTCGCGGAACGATCCTGCACTTATTCATTATGCGAGACAGACATTTGGTACACTTGATTTAAGTGAAGAGCAATGGAAAAAGGCAGAGGATCATTATAAG ataaatctCTTATATCAAAATCTCTTaaggaaaagagaagaagTGAAACGTTTGGAAGCACAAGGGAAACATAAATACGAATACGATAGCGATGAAGAGACAGAAGGAGGCACTTGGGAACACAAATTGAGATCTGCTGAAATGGAGGCGACACAAATGTGGGCTGAAGAATTAACTGCGCAAGCGGAAGGCAAACACCATATTGGTGATTTTCTACCACCGGatgagttaaaaaaatttatggaacAATATAATGCCGTGAAACAGGGAAAAGAACCCGATTTGAGCGATTATaaggaatataaattaaaggaAGATAATATAG GATTTCAGATGTTACAAAAGCTTGGATGGAGCGAAGGACAAGGATTGGGTAGCGAGGGTAGCGGACGTATCGAACCAATTAACAA AGCGACAAATAGACTCGATAGTGCAGGTCTGGGTTCTGAAAGACCAGATGGAGTATCTAGAGATGACGATGAATTTGATGCATATAGAAAAAGGATGATGCTTGCTTATAGATTTAGGCCTAATCCATTA aataatCCAAGAAGACCTTATTACTAA
- the LOC105829690 gene encoding SURP and G-patch domain-containing protein 1 isoform X3: MAYRGVKGSDPFVSKTSRNERFAQMSKQEQIIQQKKMEIQAKLQEQKAKEAVECMKKSSSSASAPTISKSAPSKEDDEKPTMNVFANDGSFLDQFKKIANKTSSKQDKEQDKEDKRKDERSYESTRERDRERKRSNEKNRDWESRRDRRRNDTRWGRSSDRKHSSSSSPSPTRHRSPPSPEIRHSYNQSQNGQRKQFNQQQFPIQNNNHNISSIPSLMSQPVQMQITNIPPPNIRNLTPNIPSAHMQRIPVSKSFSNNYANMNEPHSNNVRMPIAPPPHIIRPPPPPSIQSIPPNTNVPPPNMQMSQAMPMPSLSSPSNAQPHIIQNPPQQCSVPPPPACNASLQPPNIPPPNIPPPNILPPMSQMPPPTMMPITGSQTIVVTVPNVANVPPPNVITSMIMSAPPPVHTVPSTINSVPPPNLNIPPPNIPPPNVIPNAAPQSRGLMTSGYPLSNQVPISVGPPNVQIPPPVRPPANLQSSEQQVCLVEAEQLARIVADCGDEIEQEVREKNAQDPKLWFLHQKQSAAYLQYRGLVSKLRAEKPDKDKRNSGAELYCPEEALSDNDEADKSQKSHSTLYDQLKEENKEERKRRKRSRWGDPDNKVLVTETNVSAGNRSGATLPQPGIAIPGQIGQPAVIIPSLSKRQNVKSKNPMLTKISRNDPALIHYARQTFGTLDLSEEQWKKAEDHYKINLLYQNLLRKREEVKRLEAQGKHKYEYDSDEETEGGTWEHKLRSAEMEATQMWAEELTAQAEGKHHIGDFLPPDELKKFMEQYNAVKQGKEPDLSDYKEYKLKEDNIGFQMLQKLGWSEGQGLGSEGSGRIEPINKATNRLDSAGLGSERPDGVSRDDDEFDAYRKRMMLAYRFRPNPLVSIMIVTIK; this comes from the exons ATGGCGTATCGCGGTGTGAAGGGATCCGATCCGTTTGTGTCAAAAACGTCGCGAAATGAACGTTTCGCGCAGATGTCAAAGCAAGAGCAGATCATTCAACAGAAAAAGATGGAGATTCAAGCGAAATTGCAGGAACAAAAAGCGAAAGAAGCTGTGGAATGCATGAAAAAGTCAAGCTCGTCGGCTTCGGCTCCAACAATCAGTAAGAGCGCTCCTTCAAA GGAGGATGATGAAAAGCCTACTATGAATGTATTTGCCAACGACGGCAGTTTCCTTgatcaatttaaaaagatagcCAATAAAACAAGTAGTAAACAAGATAAGGAACAGGATAAGGAAGATAAGAGAAAAGACGAGAGAAGCTATGAAAgtacaagagaaagagatagagagagaaagcgcaGTAACGAAAAGAATAGAGACTGGGAAAGCAGACGCGATCGTCGAAGAAACGATACACGATGGGGAAGAAGTTCAGATAGGAAGCACAGTTCGTCGTCAAGTCCGTCGCCCACCAGGCATAGGTCACCACCTAGTCCAGAGATTCGACACAGCTACAATCAATCACAAAATGGACAGCGCAAGCAGTTCAATCAGCAACAATTCCCGATTCAAAACAACAATCACAACATTTCTTCCATCCCGTCCCTTATGTCTCAACCGGTACAGATGCAAATAACGAATATCCCACCTCCAAATATAAGGAACTTGACACCAAATATTCCATCTGCGCACATGCAGAGGATACCGGTGTCGAAAAGCTTTAGCAATAATTATGCTAACATGAACGAGCCGCATTCTAATAACGTGAGAATGCCAATTGCACCGCCACCACATATTATACGTCCTCCACCCCCTCCTTCTATTCAGAGCATTCCACCGAATACGAATGTTCCACCACCAAATATGCAAATGTCCCAAGCTATGCCTATGCCCAGTTTATCCTCGCCATCGAACGCACAACCACACATTATACAAAATCCACCACAGCAATGTAGTGTACCACCGCCACCAGCATGCAATGCCAGTTTACAACCTCCAAATATTCCTCCACCTAACATACCACCGCCGAACATTTTACCACCAATGTCGCAAATGCCTCCACCAACTATGATGCCTATTACAGGCTCACAAACTATCGTGGTAACGGTACCAAATGTAGCCAACGTTCCACCTCCAAACGTGATCACATCTATGATAATGTCAGCACCCCCGCCAGTGCACACTGTACCATCAACCATTAATTCGGTTCCACCACCAAACCTGAATATTCCTCCACCAAACATCCCACCTCCCAATGTCATTCCTAATGCGGCACCGCAGTCGCGCGGTCTTATGACCAGTGGCTATCCTCTTTCCAATCAGGTACCTATTTCGGTAGGTCCTCCTAATGTACAGATACCACCGCCTGTGAGACCGCCGGCTAATCTACAAAGTTCTGAACAACAAG TGTGTTTAGTAGAGGCTGAGCAGCTGGCACGAATCGTGGCTGACTGTGGGGATGAGATTGAACAAGAAGTACGAGAGAAGAATGCCCAAGATCCTAAATTATG GTTTCTGCACCAAAAGCAAAGTGCAGCGTATCTGCAGTACAGGGGATTGGTTTCCAAATTACGTGCGGAGAAGCCAGATAAGGATAAGAGAAACAGTGGTGCAGAACTTTATTGTCCTGAAGAAGCTCTTAGTGACAACGATGAGGCGGATAAATCTCAGAAATCTCATTCAACACTATATg ATCagttaaaagaagaaaataaggaAGAacggaaaagaagaaaacgtaGTCGCTGGGGTGATCCAGACAATAAAGTTCTCGTTACAGAAACAAATGTATCTGCTGGTAATAGATCAGGTGCCACCCTTCCGCAACCTGGTATAGCTATACCAGGACAAATTGGACAGCCCGCAGTCATAATACCTTCTCTATCGAAGAGACAGAATGTTAAATCAAAGAATCCAATGCTTACTAAAATTTCGCGGAACGATCCTGCACTTATTCATTATGCGAGACAGACATTTGGTACACTTGATTTAAGTGAAGAGCAATGGAAAAAGGCAGAGGATCATTATAAG ataaatctCTTATATCAAAATCTCTTaaggaaaagagaagaagTGAAACGTTTGGAAGCACAAGGGAAACATAAATACGAATACGATAGCGATGAAGAGACAGAAGGAGGCACTTGGGAACACAAATTGAGATCTGCTGAAATGGAGGCGACACAAATGTGGGCTGAAGAATTAACTGCGCAAGCGGAAGGCAAACACCATATTGGTGATTTTCTACCACCGGatgagttaaaaaaatttatggaacAATATAATGCCGTGAAACAGGGAAAAGAACCCGATTTGAGCGATTATaaggaatataaattaaaggaAGATAATATAG GATTTCAGATGTTACAAAAGCTTGGATGGAGCGAAGGACAAGGATTGGGTAGCGAGGGTAGCGGACGTATCGAACCAATTAACAA AGCGACAAATAGACTCGATAGTGCAGGTCTGGGTTCTGAAAGACCAGATGGAGTATCTAGAGATGACGATGAATTTGATGCATATAGAAAAAGGATGATGCTTGCTTATAGATTTAGGCCTAATCCATTAGTAAGTATCATGattgttacaataaaataa